A window of the Lactuca sativa cultivar Salinas chromosome 7, Lsat_Salinas_v11, whole genome shotgun sequence genome harbors these coding sequences:
- the LOC111906038 gene encoding pectinesterase inhibitor 10-like yields MQDALLASIATFHTKKIILSDLLKFPYYGMIPETMYRGVAEKSNVLADYRKLPPIGQRVLSPEQQAALDAQEKPTNKGKRVSKKEDPEECKSNSSKCKSGEGDTSQPKPKKIKKMARRPRGNTPPSTDNTDEQSEEEEVRHVSPREPTPPRSPTPPESPNHNRVPTPTPSPKQTVPLSVPTVTTPLTTQATNLTTPPPITSVPISTIPLSSPIITESITTTIPKSIVEVNVSDTGATTVTEIPIVNKLPSPTPSSDSGATLGGDDEEFDSIYYSPYRLQTDDETDAPVSSQQIQSIHDKLDRLLADSKAYGGIVLKEFLETAIEQYTMAIHNSTKAVNESTSTCKQATKDVSEIVHTTQIFLESLKSHADTHATHYQSSVDSLSKSLHDETTKFEAVRSELKTETTSFLNSVDSRFDALAANLATESALKEDLAKKRATIDVQKVQLAQAEKEISLLKT; encoded by the coding sequence ATGCAGGATGCTCTacttgcttctattgccacaTTCCATACAAAGAAGATAATTCTTTCTGATCTGCTCAAGTTTCCTTATTATGGAATGATTCCTGAAACCATGTATCGTGGTGTTGCAGAAAAGAGCAATGTCTTGGCTGACTATAGGAAACTTCCTCCTATCGGACAGAGAGTTCTGTCTCCAGAGCAGCAAGCAGCTTTGGATGCACAAGAAAAGCCTACCAACAAAGGAAAGAGGGTTTCAAAGAAAGAGGATCCTGAGGAATGTAAGTCCAATTCCTCTAAATGCAAGTCTGGTGAAGGCGATACTTCTCAACCGAAAccgaagaagataaagaagatggcTCGCAGACCTAGAGGGAACACTCCTCCAAGCACAGATAATACAGATGAGCAaagtgaggaagaagaggttcgTCATGTCTCACCCCGAGAGCCCACTCCTCCACGATCTCCTACCCCACCAGAATCTCCAAATCACAACAGAGTTCCAACTCCAACCCCATCACCGAAACAGACTGTTCCACTTTCTGTTCCCACTGTTACTACACCCCTTACCACTCAAGCAACAAATTTGACAACCCCACCACCAATTACTTCAGTTCCTATTTCTACTATACCCTTATCTTCTCCAATTATAACCGAATCAATAACCACTACCATTCCCAAATCCATTGTGGAAGTTaatgtatctgatacaggggctaCTACTGTGACTGAAATTCCAATCGTTAACAAACTACCTTCACCAACCCCATCATCTGATTCTGGTGCTACTCTTGGGGGAGACGATGAGGAATTTGACTCGATTTACTACAGTCCTTACCGACTTCAAACCGATGATGAGACTGATGCTCCTGTCTCAAGTCAACAAATACAGAGCATTCATGATAAGTTGGATCGATTGCTTGCTGATAGCAAAGCCTATGGTGGTATTGTTCTTAAAGAATTTCTGGAGACAGCCATTGAGCAGTATACTATGGCAATTCATAATTCTACGAAGGCAGTTAATGAATCTACCTCCACCTGTAAGCAGGCCACCAAAGACGTTTCTGagattgttcatacaactcagattTTTCTTGAGTCGTTAAAGTCTCATGCTGACACCCATGCAACACACTATCAATCCTCTGTGGACTCCCTTTCTAAGTCCCTTCACGATGAAACTACTAAGTTTGAGGCTGTACGCTCTGAGCTTAAAACAGAAAccacttctttcttaaactcaGTGGATTCTCGTTTTGATGCTCTGGCTGCTAATCTTGCAACAGAGAGTGCCTTGAAGGAGGATTTGGCTAAAAAGCGAGCAACAATTGATGTTCAGAAAGTGCAGCTGGCCCAGGCGGAGAAAGAAATTTCCTTGTTGAAAACTTAG